One Parasphingorhabdus cellanae genomic region harbors:
- the ruvX gene encoding Holliday junction resolvase RuvX — translation MTDDRTAFRAALPDGGRLLGLDVGTKTVGMALCDAQWTIATAAETIERRKFSKDLERIKTVIVDQFVSGFVVGLPLNLDGSQSKQTQAAKSFAQNLRPVGLPILLWDERWSTQAVTRDLIAADVSRKRRSQVVDQMAAAYILQGAIDGLAAIE, via the coding sequence ATGACAGACGACCGGACGGCTTTTCGCGCGGCTCTGCCCGATGGCGGACGCTTGCTTGGGTTAGATGTCGGCACCAAGACGGTCGGCATGGCGCTGTGCGATGCCCAGTGGACGATCGCGACCGCTGCAGAAACCATAGAAAGACGAAAATTTTCCAAAGATCTCGAACGAATCAAGACAGTTATTGTCGACCAATTTGTATCCGGCTTTGTTGTTGGCCTGCCGCTTAATCTTGATGGTAGCCAGAGTAAGCAGACACAGGCAGCGAAATCCTTTGCCCAGAATTTACGTCCCGTTGGATTGCCCATATTATTGTGGGACGAACGCTGGAGCACACAGGCGGTTACGCGCGATTTGATAGCCGCTGATGTCAGCCGGAAACGGCGCAGCCAAGTCGTCGACCAGATGGCGGCCGCCTATATATTGCAGGGAGCGATTGACGGGCTTGCCGCGATAGAATGA
- a CDS encoding dihydroorotase has product MKQVFTDAQVLVPGAQAPQSINVATDGDRICRISEDGPSENQQTIDCKGAILAPGIIDLGVFSIDKPAFHYGGITRAALMPDQSPVLDLPAMIKHNASEGKPDLWSHPLAAATKGLKGAELAEIGLMKQAGARAVATGRSWIADSGIMLKLLHYCHSLDMPVIVHSEDRGLTANAVATAGETATRLGLSSAPATAEALSIARDIALVRESGAHVHFRQVTTAQGLDLIRAAKSEGLPVTCGITPAHLFLSDIAISEFRTFAKLSPPLRSEEDRQSCLKAIEDGTIDVISSGHDPRGPEDKRLPFAEAEFGMAGAETLLALSLNLVRDGLIGLNRLFELLSATPAKILGVEAGQITEGYEADLIVIDPEAPWQIDTRKMAASAGNTPFDKLPVQGRVHAIYKGGKAL; this is encoded by the coding sequence ATGAAACAGGTTTTTACAGATGCGCAAGTATTGGTTCCCGGAGCGCAGGCCCCGCAGTCAATCAACGTTGCCACAGATGGAGACCGCATTTGCCGGATCAGCGAAGACGGGCCATCGGAGAACCAACAGACCATTGATTGCAAAGGCGCTATATTAGCACCCGGCATTATCGATTTGGGTGTTTTTTCGATCGACAAACCGGCTTTCCACTATGGTGGAATCACACGCGCGGCACTGATGCCCGATCAGTCTCCGGTGCTCGACCTGCCAGCGATGATCAAACATAATGCATCGGAGGGCAAACCAGACCTTTGGTCCCATCCTCTCGCCGCTGCGACAAAAGGGCTGAAAGGCGCCGAACTTGCGGAAATCGGCTTGATGAAACAGGCTGGCGCCCGCGCCGTGGCAACCGGCAGAAGCTGGATCGCTGACAGCGGTATCATGCTGAAGCTTCTCCATTACTGCCATTCGCTCGATATGCCAGTGATCGTCCATAGTGAAGATCGCGGCCTTACCGCTAATGCTGTTGCAACAGCTGGCGAAACGGCTACACGTCTGGGGCTGTCGAGCGCCCCTGCTACTGCGGAGGCGCTGTCCATCGCCCGCGACATCGCTCTGGTGCGCGAAAGCGGCGCGCATGTCCATTTCCGGCAAGTTACAACAGCGCAAGGCCTTGATCTGATTCGCGCTGCGAAATCAGAAGGTTTGCCAGTGACTTGTGGAATCACACCTGCCCATCTTTTCCTGTCTGACATCGCCATCAGCGAATTCAGAACTTTTGCCAAACTGTCGCCCCCTCTCAGGAGCGAAGAGGACCGGCAGTCTTGTCTCAAAGCGATAGAAGACGGGACGATAGATGTAATTTCGTCCGGCCACGATCCTCGCGGTCCGGAAGACAAACGCCTACCTTTTGCGGAAGCAGAATTTGGCATGGCTGGCGCGGAGACGTTGCTGGCCCTTTCGCTCAATCTCGTTCGCGACGGGCTAATTGGCCTAAATCGTTTGTTTGAACTACTTTCAGCAACACCGGCGAAGATATTGGGTGTGGAAGCGGGGCAAATTACGGAAGGTTATGAAGCGGATCTGATAGTGATTGATCCAGAGGCACCGTGGCAGATCGATACTCGCAAAATGGCAGCGTCAGCAGGCAATACCCCCTTTGACAAGCTACCGGTTCAGGGACGGGTTCACGCCATATATAAGGGCGGAAAAGCGCTTTAG
- the gatC gene encoding Asp-tRNA(Asn)/Glu-tRNA(Gln) amidotransferase subunit GatC → MSVDKETVKKIASLSRIAVTEAEADALVPELNNILGWVEQLGEVDCSKVEPMTAVIPNKLRLRDDVVSDGYVRDKVLANAPAAEHGFFGVPKVIE, encoded by the coding sequence ATGTCAGTCGATAAAGAAACCGTCAAAAAGATCGCAAGCCTGTCTCGGATCGCCGTAACTGAAGCAGAAGCCGACGCATTGGTGCCAGAGCTCAACAACATCCTCGGATGGGTCGAGCAACTGGGCGAAGTGGATTGCTCAAAGGTTGAACCGATGACCGCGGTGATCCCCAACAAACTGCGCCTGCGCGATGACGTCGTCAGCGATGGCTATGTCCGTGACAAGGTTCTTGCCAATGCGCCGGCGGCTGAACATGGCTTCTTTGGCGTGCCGAAGGTGATTGAATAA
- a CDS encoding aspartate carbamoyltransferase catalytic subunit produces the protein MTIDQTGSPPTAGHQFPVGSDAFPHRHLLGIAGLQPWEILFLLKEAEQWVDLNRQSSKHVDRLDGLTVINAFFENSTRTLLSFEIAGKRMGADVVNMHAAQSSVKKGETLIDTAVTLNAMRADAIVIRHASSGAVRLIADKVDCPVLNAGDGSHEHPTQALLDALTIQRRKGDISGLTVTICGDVMHSRVARSNIYCLTTLGAKVRVCAPTSLLPASLDRMNVEAFSNFEQALDGADVVMMLRLQNERMNGDFIPSPREFHHLYGLTRERLALAKPDALVMHPGPMNRGVEISSDVADDLERSAITEQVEMGVAVRMACLDVLTRRSRGVEGWS, from the coding sequence ATGACAATTGATCAAACAGGTTCACCACCGACTGCCGGACATCAGTTTCCCGTAGGGTCGGACGCTTTTCCACATCGCCATCTGTTGGGTATCGCAGGATTGCAACCCTGGGAGATATTATTTCTTTTAAAAGAAGCAGAGCAATGGGTCGATCTTAACCGCCAGTCCAGCAAGCATGTCGATCGGCTGGATGGCCTGACCGTGATCAACGCTTTTTTTGAGAATAGCACGCGCACGCTGCTTTCGTTTGAGATTGCGGGCAAACGTATGGGCGCTGATGTCGTCAATATGCATGCGGCACAATCGAGCGTGAAAAAGGGCGAAACGCTTATCGATACGGCGGTAACGCTCAACGCCATGCGCGCTGATGCGATTGTCATTCGCCATGCTAGCTCAGGCGCCGTGCGACTTATTGCGGACAAAGTGGATTGCCCTGTCCTCAACGCCGGTGATGGCAGCCATGAGCATCCGACACAGGCCCTGCTCGACGCGCTCACAATCCAGCGGCGCAAGGGCGATATTAGCGGTCTGACCGTGACAATTTGCGGAGACGTCATGCACAGCCGGGTTGCCCGCTCCAATATCTATTGTCTGACCACCTTGGGTGCAAAGGTGAGGGTCTGCGCGCCCACATCGCTTTTACCTGCGTCTCTGGACCGGATGAACGTTGAGGCTTTCTCGAATTTTGAACAAGCACTTGATGGCGCGGATGTGGTGATGATGCTGCGGCTGCAAAATGAGCGCATGAACGGTGATTTCATCCCCAGTCCCAGAGAGTTTCATCATCTCTATGGTCTTACAAGAGAACGTCTTGCGCTGGCCAAACCGGACGCTCTGGTCATGCATCCCGGGCCGATGAACCGCGGCGTTGAGATTAGTAGCGATGTCGCCGATGATTTGGAACGCTCAGCCATTACCGAACAAGTCGAAATGGGTGTCGCCGTCAGAATGGCTTGCCTGGACGTGCTGACCCGGCGATCCCGCGGCGTGGAGGGCTGGTCATGA
- a CDS encoding DUF3089 domain-containing protein, with the protein MARKFLYFVATMIVLVIAGAFVLRIYGEDLAEVVFVPSAEFQAQEVLEDSIYADISMWYARPEIKKGNPALWLPQGYEPKGAGPKEDQRAAIFFVHPTSFINKDKWNAPLGDKETEDRTKIFLRGQASAFNKAGDVWAPRYRQATLGAFLTEKKEGQQALDAAYQDVLIAFDYFISEVPDDRPIILAGHSQGSLHLTNLLKDRVAGTPLANRIVAAYVVGWPVSIEADVPALGLDVCETAEQTNCLLSWESFAEPADYGRIVEVYDTTIGFNGEPRKDTNLLCTNPINGDINSESPAELNLGTLVPNDELSDATLVEGAVPARCDDRGFLLIGDPPDLGPYTLPGNNYHVYDYSLFWRNVREDVMKRMTAFLSR; encoded by the coding sequence TTGGCGCGTAAATTTCTCTATTTCGTTGCAACCATGATCGTGCTGGTCATTGCGGGGGCCTTTGTCCTGCGCATCTATGGCGAAGACTTGGCCGAAGTCGTGTTCGTGCCAAGCGCCGAATTTCAGGCTCAGGAAGTGCTGGAAGACAGTATTTATGCTGATATTTCCATGTGGTATGCACGGCCCGAGATCAAAAAAGGCAACCCCGCCCTTTGGTTGCCCCAAGGTTACGAGCCCAAAGGAGCTGGCCCGAAAGAAGATCAGCGCGCTGCGATTTTCTTTGTTCACCCGACATCTTTTATCAACAAAGATAAATGGAACGCGCCGTTGGGCGACAAAGAAACCGAGGATCGCACCAAAATCTTCCTGCGCGGACAGGCCAGTGCGTTTAACAAAGCAGGCGATGTCTGGGCGCCCCGCTATCGTCAAGCAACGCTTGGGGCGTTTCTAACCGAAAAGAAAGAAGGACAGCAGGCGCTAGATGCAGCCTATCAGGATGTCTTGATCGCCTTTGATTATTTCATTAGCGAAGTGCCGGATGATCGCCCGATCATATTGGCAGGCCATAGCCAAGGCAGCCTGCATCTCACCAATTTGCTGAAGGACCGGGTGGCCGGAACGCCTTTGGCCAATCGGATTGTTGCCGCTTATGTCGTGGGTTGGCCGGTTTCGATCGAAGCGGATGTCCCAGCTCTCGGCCTCGATGTTTGTGAAACAGCGGAGCAAACCAATTGCCTGCTCAGCTGGGAAAGCTTTGCTGAGCCCGCCGATTATGGCCGTATCGTCGAGGTTTATGACACGACCATCGGTTTTAACGGTGAGCCGCGCAAGGATACAAATCTGCTCTGCACCAACCCGATTAACGGCGACATCAATTCCGAATCACCTGCGGAACTCAATCTCGGAACATTGGTGCCCAATGACGAGTTGAGTGATGCCACGTTGGTCGAGGGTGCCGTCCCCGCCCGCTGCGACGATCGCGGATTTTTGCTCATCGGCGACCCGCCAGATCTGGGGCCTTACACCCTGCCCGGCAATAATTATCACGTCTATGATTACAGCCTGTTCTGGCGTAACGTTCGGGAAGATGTGATGAAAAGGATGACTGCATTTCTCTCGCGTTAA